In Desulfomonile tiedjei DSM 6799, a genomic segment contains:
- a CDS encoding DUF1385 domain-containing protein produces MLISNQSGDETAQIRVGGQAVIEGIMMRAPKTFTVVVRRPDGDLSIREDRWYSPMEKWPILSKPFLRGSVVLYESLFNGIQALTYSAQEALGEEEEKLSPMALGATIALALGGAILLFVIVPHLATLGIGTLLNTDLGVRSVWFHVIDGIIKVSIFIAYILLISLLKDIRRVFQYHGAEHKSIHTYEKGEDLTVENARKHSTLHARCGTAFLLLVLVLSIFIFTAVFPFLPKDLLGNKIVTNAFYILVKIALLLPIAGCSYELIRLGNKYQNPVLQGFLLPGMWLQKLTTREPSDDQLEVALVALKKTLEKEELRAQLNTAA; encoded by the coding sequence CGGCTCAAATCAGAGTGGGCGGCCAAGCGGTTATAGAAGGAATTATGATGCGCGCGCCCAAAACGTTTACCGTTGTGGTGCGTAGACCGGACGGTGACTTGTCAATTCGCGAGGATCGCTGGTACTCTCCTATGGAGAAATGGCCGATTCTGAGCAAACCGTTTCTGAGGGGCAGCGTGGTACTGTACGAATCACTCTTTAATGGAATCCAGGCCCTCACCTACTCTGCTCAGGAAGCTCTCGGAGAAGAAGAAGAGAAGCTCAGTCCCATGGCGCTGGGAGCTACTATAGCTCTTGCATTGGGTGGGGCTATTCTGCTTTTCGTGATTGTTCCGCATCTGGCCACTCTCGGCATCGGCACCTTGCTCAACACGGATTTGGGCGTACGAAGCGTATGGTTTCATGTAATTGACGGTATCATCAAAGTAAGCATTTTTATTGCCTACATTTTGCTGATTTCCTTGCTCAAGGATATTCGACGAGTATTTCAGTACCATGGCGCAGAGCACAAATCCATACACACGTATGAAAAAGGTGAAGATCTGACAGTCGAAAACGCCCGCAAACATTCCACGCTGCATGCGCGATGCGGGACCGCCTTTCTGCTACTGGTACTGGTGCTCAGTATTTTCATTTTTACTGCAGTCTTCCCCTTCCTGCCCAAAGATTTGTTGGGGAACAAGATTGTAACGAACGCTTTCTATATCCTGGTGAAGATAGCTTTGTTACTGCCCATCGCTGGATGCTCGTACGAGCTTATCCGCCTCGGCAATAAGTATCAGAATCCTGTACTGCAGGGATTCCTTTTGCCGGGAATGTGGCTTCAAAAGCTTACCACACGAGAACCGAGCGACGATCAGCTTGAAGTGGCTTTGGTGGCTCTGAAGAAAACATTGGAAAAAGAGGAATTACGGGCCCAACTGAATACAGCGGCCTGA
- a CDS encoding Ribbon-helix-helix protein, copG family has translation MSEEFSLPEDLLKKLEQMAERYGESPRDLVIAAVDHFTRIPEEQRKAVLKGTSLRRRG, from the coding sequence ATGTCTGAAGAATTCAGTCTTCCCGAAGATCTTCTGAAAAAGCTGGAGCAGATGGCTGAACGCTACGGAGAATCCCCCAGAGACCTGGTCATTGCCGCTGTGGATCACTTCACACGTATCCCCGAAGAGCAGCGAAAAGCCGTGCTCAAAGGAACATCCCTGAGACGGAGAGGGTAG
- the prfA gene encoding peptide chain release factor 1, which yields MQVIEKLEEINRRYEELNEELSRPDVISDPAKLKKVAKEQSDLADIVKAYHTLSDILREIDDLEAIIAAGDDPELVEMAREDLPQIKERESDVRQAINILLLPKDPNDDKNTFLEIRAGTGGEEAALFAGDLFRAYCRYAEVRNWRVELMSSSPAAAGGIKEVIALIHGSGAYSRLKFERGVHRVQRVPTTESQGRIHTSAVTVAVLPEADDVEIDIDPKDLKIDVYRSSGPGGQSVNTTDSAVRVTHLPTNLVVTCQDEKSQHKNKAKALKILKARLLDRMEEERNAQISKERKNQVGSGDRSERIRTYNFPQNRVTDHRIGLTLYKLDGVLEGKLDEIIDPLIFHAQTQAIQEGFTQ from the coding sequence ATGCAGGTAATCGAAAAACTCGAAGAAATTAATCGCAGATATGAAGAGCTCAATGAAGAGCTTTCTCGACCGGATGTAATTTCCGATCCCGCAAAACTGAAGAAAGTGGCCAAAGAGCAGTCCGATCTTGCGGATATCGTGAAGGCGTACCACACCCTTTCCGATATACTCCGGGAAATCGACGATCTGGAAGCAATCATAGCGGCCGGAGACGACCCGGAGCTGGTGGAAATGGCTCGCGAGGATTTGCCGCAAATCAAAGAACGCGAATCCGACGTGCGGCAAGCGATTAACATATTGCTCCTCCCTAAAGATCCAAACGATGACAAGAACACCTTTCTTGAAATTCGTGCGGGGACAGGGGGAGAAGAAGCCGCTCTTTTTGCCGGAGATCTCTTCCGTGCCTATTGCCGATATGCAGAAGTCCGGAACTGGCGCGTGGAACTTATGTCTTCATCGCCGGCCGCGGCAGGCGGAATAAAAGAAGTGATCGCTCTTATTCACGGAAGCGGAGCCTACTCCAGACTGAAATTCGAACGCGGCGTTCACAGGGTTCAGAGAGTGCCGACTACCGAGTCTCAGGGGCGGATTCATACGTCTGCAGTGACTGTGGCTGTTCTCCCGGAAGCTGACGACGTGGAGATAGATATCGATCCCAAGGATTTGAAGATTGACGTGTACCGATCTTCCGGCCCCGGCGGTCAGAGCGTGAACACTACGGATTCAGCGGTACGGGTTACACACCTGCCCACAAACCTGGTAGTAACGTGCCAGGATGAGAAATCTCAGCACAAGAATAAGGCCAAGGCCCTGAAGATATTAAAGGCCCGCTTGCTGGACAGAATGGAAGAGGAAAGAAACGCGCAGATCAGCAAAGAGCGAAAAAATCAGGTGGGCTCAGGCGACCGTTCCGAGCGCATTCGGACGTACAATTTTCCTCAGAATCGAGTGACCGACCATCGGATCGGCCTGACCCTCTACAAACTGGATGGTGTGCTTGAGGGCAAGCTCGACGAAATTATCGATCCCCTTATTTTCCACGCACAGACGCAAGCAATCCAGGAAGGCTTCACTCAGTAA